The following proteins are encoded in a genomic region of Sneathiella marina:
- a CDS encoding DMT family transporter — protein MGLLALLWGSSYLFIRVGVETIPPATLVTLRVGIAALVLLVVIKAQGYSLPKDLGTWKNLVIQAFFNSFGAWVLLAWGQQYVESGLAGVLNSTSPIFVFFITWIVTRHETVSIRKVLGAFVGLGGVILIIGVDALQNLGQQVFAQLAILLSAMFYGYAAIFGKRFSHLPPTVTAAGVMVSASVVLIPASLIIDNPWTLSPSLLSLSAVGALGVFGTAVALLLYFRLIHTLGSLGTASQAYLRMGVSVLLGIVFLGEEFSLVVGIGLLTAFLGVALINMPGKGK, from the coding sequence CTGGGCCTCCTCGCCTTGCTATGGGGTTCTTCCTATCTGTTCATCCGTGTTGGTGTTGAAACAATTCCGCCGGCAACACTCGTGACCCTTCGGGTCGGCATCGCCGCCCTCGTCTTGCTTGTCGTGATTAAGGCCCAGGGATATTCCCTGCCCAAGGATTTGGGCACCTGGAAGAATTTGGTAATTCAGGCTTTCTTTAACAGCTTTGGGGCCTGGGTCCTGCTTGCCTGGGGCCAGCAATATGTTGAAAGCGGATTGGCCGGTGTTCTTAATTCGACCTCGCCAATTTTCGTATTCTTCATAACCTGGATCGTCACACGGCATGAGACGGTCTCAATTCGAAAGGTTTTGGGGGCGTTTGTGGGATTGGGAGGTGTGATCCTGATCATTGGTGTTGACGCTCTGCAAAATCTTGGCCAGCAGGTATTCGCCCAACTGGCAATCCTCCTCAGCGCCATGTTCTATGGCTATGCGGCGATCTTTGGCAAACGGTTCAGTCACTTGCCGCCAACCGTGACAGCGGCCGGTGTTATGGTCTCAGCGTCAGTCGTTCTTATTCCGGCCAGCTTGATTATTGACAACCCCTGGACCTTGTCTCCGTCCCTTCTCTCCCTAAGCGCCGTCGGCGCCCTTGGTGTGTTTGGGACCGCCGTTGCCCTGCTGCTGTATTTCCGGCTCATCCATACGCTGGGGTCGCTGGGAACCGCCAGCCAGGCCTATTTGCGGATGGGTGTCAGCGTTCTTTTGGGAATCGTTTTCCTCGGAGAGGAATTCTCTCTCGTGGTTGGGATCGGCTTGCTAACGGCGTTTTTGGGTGTTGCCCTGATCAATATGCCCGGCAAAGGCAAATAG
- the mobA gene encoding molybdenum cofactor guanylyltransferase MobA yields MTAPDQLFPAVLLAGGQSRRMGGGSKFLQEIAGQSLLTRIVSTVTPQVSDLILNININPEVIENIKIPTVKDSVEGFAGPLSGILTGLEYYINMGSKASHMLSVPTDAPFIPEDLVSRLRTGLGDLPEKTIVMAESVGRVHPVIALWPLSLAADLRIALVEEDLRKILVFADRYNRVNVVWGDHEGDPFFNINRPEDLEEAKKRLA; encoded by the coding sequence ATGACTGCTCCAGATCAACTGTTCCCCGCCGTGCTGTTGGCGGGAGGGCAATCACGACGCATGGGGGGCGGGTCGAAATTCTTGCAGGAGATAGCGGGTCAAAGCCTGCTCACTCGGATCGTTTCAACAGTGACGCCCCAGGTTTCTGATTTAATATTGAATATTAATATTAATCCTGAAGTCATTGAAAATATTAAAATACCAACTGTTAAGGATTCTGTAGAGGGATTCGCGGGACCTTTATCTGGTATTTTAACCGGTTTAGAGTATTATATTAATATGGGGAGCAAGGCGAGCCATATGCTGAGCGTGCCAACCGATGCCCCCTTTATTCCAGAGGATTTGGTTTCACGCCTGCGGACCGGCCTCGGTGATTTGCCGGAAAAGACCATTGTGATGGCAGAGTCAGTTGGTCGGGTCCACCCTGTTATCGCTTTATGGCCATTGTCCTTGGCGGCGGATTTGCGCATTGCGTTGGTTGAAGAGGATTTACGAAAGATACTGGTATTCGCTGATCGGTATAACCGGGTAAATGTTGTCTGGGGGGATCATGAAGGAGATCCTTTTTTCAATATCAATCGGCCGGAAGATCTGGAAGAGGCGAAAAAGCGGCTGGCGTAA
- a CDS encoding formate dehydrogenase accessory sulfurtransferase FdhD, translated as MKEFTISPDPKAKDLSETLSGVDHTGASVSLPVVVEKPLTLFLNTQEIVTMMTIGDYPDYLALGYLLNQNMLDQDDRVCGVDYDDDLGVVVVRTERETDFEDKLKKKTQTSGCAQGTVFGDVMEKFEDITLDPDAVLNTSWIYDLSRKINQQPSLYLETGAIHGCVLCEGSKPLVYMEDVGRHNAIDKIAGYMWRNGIPSKNKIFYTTGRLTSEMVIKTVQMQIPIVISRSGFTAWGVDLARQAGLTLIGRAKGKRFICFSGEGRLNYDTDPDAIPEERSKHQRKAAQ; from the coding sequence ATGAAAGAATTCACCATATCACCGGACCCCAAAGCTAAGGATTTGAGTGAGACGCTCTCTGGTGTGGACCATACCGGCGCTTCGGTCTCCTTGCCGGTGGTCGTCGAAAAGCCGCTAACCTTGTTTCTGAATACGCAGGAAATCGTCACCATGATGACCATCGGCGATTACCCGGACTATCTGGCATTGGGGTATTTGCTCAACCAGAATATGCTGGATCAGGATGATCGTGTTTGCGGTGTTGATTATGATGACGATTTGGGTGTTGTCGTCGTGCGGACGGAACGTGAAACGGATTTTGAAGACAAGCTCAAGAAAAAAACCCAGACGTCCGGCTGTGCCCAGGGCACTGTGTTTGGAGATGTCATGGAAAAGTTCGAGGACATTACTCTCGATCCCGACGCCGTTCTCAATACGTCCTGGATATATGACCTTTCCCGCAAAATTAACCAGCAACCCTCTTTGTATCTGGAGACGGGAGCCATCCATGGATGTGTTTTATGTGAAGGGAGCAAACCGCTGGTTTATATGGAAGATGTGGGGCGACACAATGCCATTGATAAAATAGCGGGATATATGTGGCGAAACGGTATCCCATCGAAGAACAAGATATTCTATACCACCGGCCGGCTTACGTCCGAGATGGTGATTAAAACGGTGCAGATGCAGATCCCCATCGTCATATCCCGTTCCGGCTTCACAGCCTGGGGTGTCGACCTGGCCCGGCAAGCGGGCCTGACCCTAATTGGCCGTGCCAAGGGAAAGCGGTTTATCTGTTTCTCCGGTGAAGGCCGGCTGAATTATGATACGGACCCCGATGCCATCCCCGAAGAACGCTCGAAACACCAGCGAAAGGCCGCGCAATGA
- the cysQ gene encoding 3'(2'),5'-bisphosphate nucleotidase CysQ has product MDLDRPALTQAITEMARLAGDKILTIYNQDFDVKTKSDASPVTEADVAAEKIILDGLRALTPDIPILAEESAAAGDIPDLSGGVFWLVDPLDGTKEFVHKRGEFTVNIALVEQGKPTMGVIHVPAKNTSYFAEGPGKVWRQDGDAAARPIATRTAPDTGLTVVASRSHRTAETDTYIEKFEVAELISAGSSLKLCLVAEGAADLYPRFGRTMEWDIGAGQAILEAAGGRVETVDGAPLLYGKDGHDNPYFIAKGRS; this is encoded by the coding sequence ATGGATTTAGATCGCCCTGCCCTGACGCAGGCAATTACAGAGATGGCTCGACTTGCCGGGGACAAGATCCTCACCATCTATAATCAGGATTTCGATGTAAAAACCAAATCTGATGCTTCCCCGGTAACAGAGGCGGATGTGGCCGCGGAAAAAATTATCCTTGATGGGTTGCGGGCATTAACGCCTGACATTCCAATTCTCGCTGAGGAAAGCGCCGCGGCGGGTGATATTCCCGATTTATCCGGCGGGGTTTTCTGGTTGGTCGACCCGCTGGATGGCACCAAGGAATTTGTCCATAAACGCGGCGAATTTACGGTCAATATCGCCCTTGTCGAGCAGGGGAAACCGACCATGGGCGTTATTCATGTACCGGCCAAAAACACGTCCTATTTTGCCGAGGGTCCGGGGAAAGTCTGGCGGCAGGATGGCGACGCGGCTGCCCGGCCCATCGCCACACGGACCGCTCCTGACACCGGATTGACCGTCGTTGCCAGCCGTTCCCATCGAACAGCGGAAACCGATACTTACATAGAAAAATTTGAGGTGGCCGAACTCATATCCGCCGGCTCGTCATTAAAACTTTGCCTCGTTGCGGAAGGCGCCGCAGACCTGTATCCCCGCTTTGGCCGCACCATGGAGTGGGATATCGGCGCGGGTCAGGCCATCCTGGAAGCTGCAGGAGGCCGCGTTGAGACCGTAGATGGCGCGCCCCTGCTTTATGGCAAGGACGGCCATGACAACCCTTATTTCATCGCAAAAGGCCGATCATAA
- a CDS encoding MDR family oxidoreductase, with protein sequence MSDTFKAMVIEDKDGKQQASIKDLTIADLPDNDVLVEVSYSTLNYKDGLAVSGKGIARRLPMVGGVDLAGTVLESASDEFKPGDKVVVNGFGLSELYWGGYSQKQKLKSDWLIKLPDGFSMQEAMAIGTAGYTSMLCVLALEKAGITPDKGEILVTGAAGGVGSVAIALLAKLGYTVVASSGREETHAYLKKLGASSVISREETMGKGRPFDKERWAGAIDSVGSSILASVIAQLNYGGAVAAVGLAAGTDLPTSVLPFILRGVSLIGVDSVMASKEIRQEAWARLAQDLDKSIFDDMITVEPMSNLPALAEQIIKGQIKGRVVIDVNA encoded by the coding sequence ATGAGTGATACATTCAAAGCCATGGTCATTGAGGACAAGGATGGTAAGCAGCAAGCCTCCATCAAGGATCTGACAATCGCCGATTTGCCGGACAATGATGTGTTGGTGGAGGTATCCTATTCGACATTGAACTATAAAGACGGTCTGGCAGTATCCGGCAAAGGAATTGCCCGGCGGTTGCCGATGGTTGGGGGGGTTGATTTGGCCGGAACCGTTCTGGAAAGTGCCTCCGATGAGTTCAAGCCCGGTGACAAAGTCGTGGTCAATGGATTTGGCCTTTCCGAATTATACTGGGGTGGATACAGCCAGAAGCAAAAACTGAAATCCGACTGGCTGATTAAGTTGCCTGACGGGTTTTCCATGCAGGAAGCCATGGCCATCGGGACGGCTGGATATACCTCAATGCTTTGTGTGCTGGCGCTGGAGAAGGCAGGGATAACGCCTGACAAAGGGGAAATACTGGTAACAGGTGCCGCAGGTGGCGTCGGGTCCGTTGCTATCGCGTTGCTGGCGAAATTGGGATACACGGTGGTTGCCTCTAGTGGTCGCGAGGAAACACACGCCTATTTGAAAAAACTCGGTGCCTCCTCGGTGATCAGCCGGGAAGAAACAATGGGCAAAGGGCGTCCGTTTGACAAGGAACGCTGGGCCGGCGCCATTGACAGTGTTGGCAGCAGTATCCTTGCCTCCGTCATTGCTCAACTGAATTATGGCGGGGCTGTCGCTGCGGTTGGCTTGGCGGCCGGAACCGATCTGCCGACGTCGGTTCTTCCCTTTATCCTGCGCGGTGTCTCCCTGATCGGTGTTGATAGTGTCATGGCGTCGAAAGAGATCAGGCAGGAAGCCTGGGCAAGATTGGCTCAGGACCTGGATAAATCCATTTTCGATGACATGATTACGGTTGAGCCCATGAGCAATTTGCCGGCCTTGGCAGAACAAATCATCAAAGGCCAAATCAAGGGCCGTGTGGTCATCGACGTCAACGCTTGA
- a CDS encoding usg protein: MQEMEKKLNGFVLTTAEILYHLPDYPELLQTYIWQEYDQAPSYPTLKKFLDFWEAKLDGRLHSVRVASNKLIYPNEFRFADTEYQIH, translated from the coding sequence ATGCAGGAAATGGAGAAAAAACTTAATGGATTTGTTCTGACCACGGCCGAAATATTGTATCATCTGCCGGATTACCCAGAACTGCTGCAAACTTATATATGGCAGGAATATGATCAGGCTCCGTCTTATCCCACTTTAAAGAAATTCCTGGATTTTTGGGAAGCCAAACTCGATGGACGTCTTCATTCAGTCCGGGTCGCGTCCAACAAACTTATCTATCCAAATGAATTCCGGTTTGCCGACACA